One Pelobates fuscus isolate aPelFus1 chromosome 8, aPelFus1.pri, whole genome shotgun sequence genomic window carries:
- the SHISA4 gene encoding protein shisa-4 yields the protein MALSSLSVLACLCLISLTGVLADDCAPYVGYDLRIHGKQECILLFCAGNCFERYCGLLPETMLDQSQFSCLLNNLYVVIGVGLVIGLSLVASLITCICKCCLCCQLSSRPSHSHVTFSVAVTNVTPQPIVMPMAYAAGYQPVPSHLMHAGPTDKACMPPPYPGADNMGYVEYP from the coding sequence ATGGCTTTATCATCCTTATCTGTGCTAGCCTGCCTGTGTCTCATCTCACTCACAGGAGTGTTGGCGGACGACTGCGCACCCTATGTTGGTTATGATCTACGTATACATGGGAAACAGGAATGTATTCTATTGTTCTGTGCGGGAAATTGCTTTGAGAGATACTGTGGTTTGCTCCCTGAAACAATGTTGGATCAGTCACAATTCTCGTGTCTGCTAAACAATCTTTACGTGGTGATTGGAGTGGGCCTTGTGATAGGTCTGAGTTTGGTGGCTTCTCTGATCACCTGCATCTGTAAATGCTGTTTATGTTGCCAGTTGTCTTCCCGTCCAAGCCATTCTCACGTAACTTTTTCTGTGGCAGTGACCAATGTCACACCTCAGCCAATTGTGATGCCAATGGCTTACGCAGCAGGATACCAGCCGGTTCCAAGCCATCTTATGCATGCCGGACCAACAGACAAGGCCTGCATGCCCCCACCATATCCAGGTGCAGACAACATGGGTTATGTTGAGTATCCCTGA